A stretch of Apostichopus japonicus isolate 1M-3 chromosome 9, ASM3797524v1, whole genome shotgun sequence DNA encodes these proteins:
- the LOC139973808 gene encoding uncharacterized protein, with amino-acid sequence MPPKPPMKKQKLKFFHTKVNDDLTQTRSPFEYTRCSQQMERSGPLTRTYPESSLFAGETYPYPDATEELHQGDPSPLTGELSIRSLSASSSQSSDGWRNRKREAANAWQALRSKLTKAFIESVAPSSNMCDSCNTVISEPVMCEDCTSRPIFCGECAVESHRENVQFHHLVQFKNGYRSTFNFCRELNASQHSCNKKYLKSMRLFDKHGMAFSIQVTFCHCTNDTESLVRCGYWPSSPRNPTCAISICLLKWIATFLLETQSSLKSICQSLKWLHGIADNDISYLYRTLTDETFEEFRHFYFLISHLQGEGLDIDDGTSCPACPKEEGNIFVSFDANFGLGRKSNSGTSSQPPKHSTRYFLDDKEVNSFVDSYQSDEVNKEDTMDCSNFQAANTIRSKNKSANLSKGVFGCACRHGIPRLFLSMRHGER; translated from the exons ATGCCTCCGAAGCCAccaatgaaaaaacaaaaattaaagtttttcCATACAAAGGTAAACGACGACCTGACCCAGACGAGGTCCCCATTTGAGTACACAAGATGTAGTCAACAGATGGAGAGGAGTGGCCCTTTGACTAGGACATACCCTGAGAGCAGTTTATTTGCTGGGGAGACATACCCATATCCAGATGCTACTGAGGAGCTCCATCAAGGTGATCCAAGCCCTCTCACAGGAGAACTCAGTATTCGTTCTCTGtcagcatcatcatcacaatcatctGATGGCTGGAGAAACAGGAAGAGAGAAGCTGCAAATGCTTGGCAGGCACTTCGTTCCAAGCTTACCAAGGCATTCATTGAGTCAGTTGCCCCAAGCTCCAACATGTGTGATTCCTGCAACACTGTAATTTCAGAACCAGTAATGTGTGAAGACTGCACCTCAAGACCTATCTTCTGCGGGGAGTGTGCGGTAGAAAGTCACAGAGAGAATGTACAGTTCCATCATTTAGTACAGTTTAAG AATGGATACCGCTCAACTTTTAACTTCTGCAGAGAGCTCAATGCCTCACAACACAGTTgtaacaagaaatatttgaagTCAATGAGGTTATTTGACAAACATG GAATGGCTTTTTCTATTCAAGTGACTTTTTGCCATTGCACAAATGATACAGAGAGTCTTGTGAGATGTGGTTATTGGCCATCCAGTCCGAGGAATCCAACTTGTGCAATAAGTATCTGCTTGCTAAAATGGATTGCAACATTTCTACTGGAGACCCAATCTTCTCTTAAGTCTATATGCCAATCATTGAAGTGGCTACATGGAATAGCAGATAACGAT ATATCCTACCTGTATCGCACCTTAACAGATGAGACTTTTGAGGAATTCCGTCACTTTTACTTTTTGATCAGCCACCTACAAGGAGAGGGTCTTGATATAGATGATGGAACATCTTGTCCCGCTTGTCCAAAG GAAGAGGGGAacatttttgtcagttttgatgccaattttggTCTTGGCAGAAAAAGCAACTCAGGTACAAGTTCACAGCCACCGAAGCATTCTACAAGGTACTTCCTTGATGATAAAGAAGTTAATTCTTTTGTAGACAGCTACCAATCTGATGAAGTGAACAAAGAAGACACTATG GATTGTAGCAACTTCCAGGCAGCCAATACAATTCGCTCAAAGAACAAATCCGCAAACTTATCAAAGGGTGTATTC